From a single Stomoxys calcitrans chromosome 4, idStoCalc2.1, whole genome shotgun sequence genomic region:
- the LOC106093387 gene encoding uncharacterized protein LOC106093387, which translates to MADYHKTYIESHLIPEILKQLDKEELVSYTAEHCGGLDGFMSALYNISLKTKEGKGEKERLLIAKFMKGDVAFRESSKSYVQFANEIFIYAQVLPEFEKLLKELQLTTQININDLVPKCYKAAYGYIEGLSSSKDEEEAALVLENLKPLGYQMGPRLCLNRDHLLAMCKPVAKYHALSYALRALQPLQLDHLKSGLKVLPFVCPAHEAKRHLYTVLYRVAFERFYDFFDRTIDTNTFDRKSAKDLKLIEDLKKLKEKYFNEPHQLLEKLRTKVENNKEDRKFAVILHGDYNRNNVMFKYCEGGEGAEQKVENVKMIDFQEVRYGSPVLDLSFFMYFNSSEDIRADVWPELLETYHSHMFHTLEMILKSTNKSDSEIKEIMSDYSYEKFEAHFSRFAFYGVMICMHFLPWMLCSEDECARLSDLFDKDIGGEEFHKLSIEAGGDEVNRKILTAIRHASEMGYMDDL; encoded by the exons ATGGCTGATTATCACAAAACCTATATCGAATCTCATTTAATACCAGAAATTCTTAAGCAACTGGATAAGGAGGAATTAGTTTCATATACAGCGGAGCATTGTGGGGGATTGGATGGTTTTATGTCCGCACTGTACAATATAAGCCTGAAGACCAAAGAAGGAAAAGg GGAAAAGGAACGCTTATTAATAGCGAAATTCATGAAGGGTGATGTAGCTTTTCGAGAATCCAGCAAATCCTATGTGCAATTTGCCaatgaaatattcatttatGCCCAAGTATTGCCTGAATTTGAAAAACTGCTGAAAGAATTGCAGTTAACCACCCAAATAAACATAAATGATTTAGTGCCTAAATGTTATAAAGCAGCATATGGTTATATAGAAG GCCTTTCTTCCTCTAAGGATGAAGAAGAAGCTGCTCTGGTTTTGGAAAACCTCAAACCTTTGGGTTATCAAATGGGTCCTCGCCTTTGTTTGAATCGTGATCATCTGTTAGCCATGTGCAAACCAGTGGCCAAATATCATGCTCTCTCCTATGCCCTTAGAGCCTTGCAGCCCCTTCAATTGGATCATCTAAAGTCTGGCCTTAAAGTTTTGCCTTTTGTCTGCCCTGCTCATGAGGCTAAGCGTCATCTCTACACTGTACTCTACCGTGTGGCCTTTGAgcgtttttatgatttttttgatCGTACTATCGATACAAATACATTTGATAGGAAATCTGCCAAGGATTTAAAACTAATcgaagatttaaaaaaattaaaggagAAATATTTTAATGAACCCCATCAATTGCTGGAGAAGTTGAGAACTAAAGTGGAGAATAATAAAGAGGATAGAAAATTTGCGGTAATATTACATGGCGATTATAATCGCAATAATGTAATGTTTAAATACTGCGAGGGTGGAGAAGGGGCGGAGCAAAAAGTGGAAAATGTTAAAATGATTGATTTTCAG GAAGTACGTTATGGCTCCCCTGTACTGGACTTAAGTTTCTTTATGTATTTCAACTCCAGCGAAGATATACGTGCCGATGTTTGGCCCGAGTTACTGGAAACCTATCACTCGCATATGTTCCATACATTGGAGATGATTTTGAAATCTACCAATAAATCGGACAGCGAAATCAAAGAGATTATGAGCGACTATTCCTATGAGAAATTTGAAGCGCATTTTTCACgttttgccttttatggggttatGATTTGTATGCACTTCCTACCATGGATGCTATGCAGTGAAGATGAGTGTGCTCGTCTTTCCGATTTATTTGACAAGGATATTGGGGGTGAGGAATTTCACAAACTCTCCATAGAGGCTGGTGGTGATGAGGTGAATAGGAagatattgacagcgataagACATGCCTCGGAAATGGGTTACATGGATGATTTGTAA